The following proteins come from a genomic window of Synechococcus sp. BIOS-E4-1:
- the queA gene encoding tRNA preQ1(34) S-adenosylmethionine ribosyltransferase-isomerase QueA, which yields MVDPRDLQLSSYDYRLPEERIAQAPVEPRHAARLLMAPPINQPMTELMHRRVWDWQDELRPGDLLVVNDTRVLRARLRVRRSGGGLAELLVLEPRGEGRWLCLARPGKKLKPGDQLWLEALEQDPVPLQVLASDGASGGRIIQFPAAFVDAAAIETLLERYGEVPLPPYITRHDESDQERYQTRYAARPGAVAAPTAGLHLSDELLKLIRGRGVQLATVTLHVGLGTFRPVETEDLTDLSLHSEWVEVTAELVDAVIACRQRGGRVIAVGTTSVRALEGAAAAGGGSLQPLRGPVDLVIQPGFRFLVVQGLLTNFHLPKSSLLLLVSALIGRSRLLELYEVAIRETYRFYSYGDAMWIAPDAVLPGVTPRADD from the coding sequence GTGGTGGATCCAAGGGATCTTCAGCTCAGCTCCTACGACTACCGCTTGCCCGAAGAGCGGATCGCGCAGGCACCAGTGGAGCCACGCCATGCAGCACGACTGCTGATGGCGCCCCCCATCAACCAACCCATGACGGAGCTGATGCATCGTCGGGTGTGGGATTGGCAGGATGAGCTGCGTCCTGGCGACCTGCTGGTGGTCAACGACACACGGGTTCTGCGTGCGCGTTTGAGGGTGCGGCGTTCCGGAGGTGGGCTTGCGGAGCTTTTGGTGCTGGAGCCCCGCGGCGAAGGCCGCTGGTTGTGTCTTGCCAGACCCGGTAAGAAATTGAAGCCCGGTGATCAGCTCTGGCTTGAAGCGCTCGAACAGGATCCCGTTCCTCTGCAGGTGTTGGCATCGGACGGCGCCAGTGGCGGTCGCATCATTCAGTTCCCTGCGGCTTTCGTTGATGCCGCCGCGATTGAAACCCTGCTTGAGCGCTATGGCGAAGTGCCGTTACCGCCCTACATCACGCGTCATGACGAGTCGGATCAGGAGCGTTATCAGACTCGCTATGCCGCCAGGCCAGGAGCGGTTGCTGCTCCAACAGCGGGCTTGCACCTCAGTGACGAGCTCCTGAAGCTGATCCGCGGCCGCGGCGTTCAACTGGCCACGGTGACGTTGCACGTGGGGTTGGGTACATTCCGGCCCGTGGAGACTGAAGATCTCACGGATCTGAGTCTGCACAGCGAATGGGTGGAGGTGACTGCTGAGCTGGTGGACGCTGTCATCGCGTGCCGGCAGCGTGGAGGACGTGTGATTGCCGTGGGCACGACCAGCGTGCGGGCTCTGGAGGGAGCTGCGGCCGCAGGGGGTGGCAGCCTGCAACCTCTAAGGGGACCTGTTGATCTGGTGATCCAGCCCGGCTTTCGTTTCCTGGTGGTGCAGGGCCTGCTGACCAATTTTCATCTGCCCAAGAGCTCGCTGTTGCTTCTGGTCAGCGCTCTGATCGGACGCAGCAGGTTGCTTGAACTTTATGAAGTCGCCATTCGCGAGACCTATCGCTTCTATTCCTATGGCGATGCCATGTGGATCGCTCCGGATGCCGTGCTTCCTGGTGTGACACCACGAGCTGATGATTGA
- the cysK gene encoding cysteine synthase A, translating into MSRVYADNSQAIGNTPLVRLNHVTKDCKATVLAKIEGRNPAYSVKCRIGANMIWDAEKRGELTEGKVIVEPTSGNTGVALAFTAAARGYKLVLTMPESMSIERRRVMAVLGAEIVLTEAAKGMPGAIAKAKEIAATDPDKYFMPGQFENPANPEIHEKTTGPEIWNDCEGAIDVLVAGVGTGGTITGVSRYIKNEQGKAIESVAVEPSHSPVITQTMNGEELKPGPHKIQGIGAGFIPKNLDLSVVDKVEQVTNDESVEMALRLAKEEGLLVGISCGAAAAAAIRLAKQDAYAGKTIVVVLPDLAERYLSSVMFADVPTGIIEQPVTA; encoded by the coding sequence ATGTCTCGCGTTTACGCCGATAACAGCCAGGCCATCGGTAATACCCCCCTGGTGCGTCTGAACCATGTCACCAAGGACTGCAAAGCCACCGTGCTCGCCAAAATCGAAGGTCGCAATCCCGCCTACAGCGTGAAGTGCCGCATCGGCGCGAACATGATCTGGGATGCCGAGAAGCGTGGTGAACTCACTGAAGGCAAGGTGATCGTCGAGCCCACATCGGGCAATACCGGCGTTGCTCTCGCCTTCACCGCAGCTGCTCGCGGTTACAAGCTGGTGCTCACGATGCCAGAGTCGATGTCGATTGAACGTCGTCGCGTGATGGCTGTTCTCGGTGCTGAGATCGTGCTCACCGAAGCCGCCAAGGGCATGCCCGGCGCCATCGCCAAAGCCAAGGAAATCGCAGCAACCGACCCTGACAAGTACTTCATGCCCGGGCAGTTCGAGAACCCTGCCAACCCGGAGATTCACGAAAAGACCACTGGCCCTGAGATCTGGAACGACTGCGAAGGAGCCATTGACGTTCTGGTGGCCGGCGTCGGCACCGGCGGCACCATCACTGGCGTGTCTCGCTACATCAAAAACGAGCAAGGCAAGGCGATCGAATCAGTGGCGGTGGAGCCCAGCCACAGCCCGGTGATCACTCAGACCATGAACGGCGAAGAGCTGAAGCCAGGTCCCCACAAGATCCAGGGGATCGGCGCCGGCTTCATTCCCAAGAACCTTGACCTTTCCGTTGTCGACAAAGTCGAGCAGGTGACCAACGACGAGTCGGTTGAGATGGCTCTGCGTCTGGCCAAGGAAGAGGGTCTGCTGGTGGGCATTTCCTGCGGAGCCGCAGCGGCGGCCGCCATTCGACTGGCCAAGCAGGACGCCTACGCCGGTAAGACCATCGTGGTTGTTCTCCCCGATCTGGCTGAGCGCTATCTCTCATCAGTGATGTTCGCCGATGTTCCCACCGGGATCATCGAGCAACCCGTCACCGCCTGA
- a CDS encoding PLP-dependent transferase, whose translation MSSRDLLRDPCWQGSDLGHPLPDATHAVSVALPRWSDVIAYEEQDPGCRRALRAVYPRFGQHPLVAQLAKLSLQVSDLAPAKGSSSWPYPNRTAAEAALAHCHRTRPAGETQLITIHGLTCLIADPASTPAAKAFWQHTGLGASSRLAAIALGQEPSAGVAAAENARSNVIGRLARIYRCEGDAISLHPSGMSALHRALQLISAIRPNRPVLQIGFPYVDVLKLPQVVFNGAELLLDDSAASVDAALERLQPSAVVVELPSNPLLRCIDLATIARLAHRQGIPVIADDTIGSGINIDGLPHADLVFSSLTKSFAGRGDVLAGSLVLSHHSRWRDQLAASASSLQPLAELADGDVIALDQGSEDVVERVHQLNRNTLCLAEQLRDHPAVEKVFHPGACENFKALQRPGAGHGCLLSFELKGGTPSAQKVYDALEICKGPSLGTAFTLVCPYVLLAHYDELVWAQRCDVPSHLLRVSVGLEDQQNLWKRFLLALEKA comes from the coding sequence ATGAGTTCGCGCGACCTGCTGCGCGATCCCTGCTGGCAAGGCAGCGATCTCGGCCATCCTCTTCCTGATGCCACCCATGCCGTCTCGGTCGCCCTGCCTCGATGGAGCGATGTCATCGCCTATGAGGAACAGGATCCCGGGTGCCGAAGAGCGTTGCGGGCGGTGTATCCGCGATTCGGTCAGCATCCGCTGGTGGCGCAGTTAGCGAAGCTTTCGCTGCAGGTCTCCGACCTCGCCCCAGCCAAGGGCTCAAGCAGCTGGCCGTATCCGAACCGCACGGCGGCAGAAGCCGCTCTCGCCCACTGCCACAGAACAAGGCCTGCGGGAGAAACGCAGCTCATCACAATCCATGGCCTGACCTGCCTGATTGCCGACCCAGCCAGCACTCCTGCCGCAAAGGCCTTCTGGCAACACACTGGCCTTGGAGCATCCTCCAGGCTGGCTGCCATCGCCCTCGGTCAAGAGCCGAGCGCCGGCGTAGCCGCAGCAGAGAACGCCCGCAGCAATGTGATTGGCCGGCTGGCGCGAATCTATCGCTGTGAGGGAGATGCGATCAGCCTCCACCCCTCAGGCATGTCGGCTCTACACAGAGCACTCCAACTGATCTCGGCCATCCGGCCCAACAGGCCCGTGTTGCAGATCGGTTTCCCCTACGTGGATGTGCTCAAGCTGCCCCAGGTGGTGTTCAACGGGGCCGAACTGCTGCTGGATGACAGTGCAGCCAGTGTGGATGCCGCTCTCGAGCGCCTGCAGCCGTCGGCAGTGGTCGTGGAGCTGCCTAGCAATCCCCTGCTGCGCTGCATTGATCTGGCAACGATCGCCAGGCTTGCCCACCGGCAGGGCATCCCCGTGATCGCCGACGACACCATTGGATCTGGAATCAATATCGACGGGTTGCCCCACGCCGATCTGGTCTTCAGCTCACTCACCAAAAGCTTCGCGGGCCGTGGTGATGTTCTGGCTGGAAGTCTGGTGCTGAGTCACCACTCCCGCTGGAGAGATCAGCTGGCTGCATCAGCCAGCTCCCTGCAACCACTGGCTGAGCTTGCCGACGGGGATGTCATCGCCCTCGACCAGGGCAGTGAAGACGTGGTCGAACGGGTGCATCAGCTCAATCGCAACACGCTGTGCCTTGCTGAACAGCTGCGCGACCACCCCGCCGTGGAGAAGGTGTTCCATCCGGGTGCATGCGAGAACTTCAAGGCTCTGCAGCGGCCAGGTGCAGGCCATGGCTGTCTGCTGTCCTTTGAACTGAAAGGAGGAACTCCCTCGGCGCAGAAGGTCTACGACGCACTGGAGATCTGCAAGGGGCCAAGTCTCGGCACCGCCTTCACCCTGGTCTGCCCCTACGTGCTGCTTGCTCACTACGACGAATTGGTTTGGGCGCAACGCTGCGATGTGCCATCCCATCTGCTGCGCGTCTCCGTGGGACTTGAGGATCAGCAGAATCTCTGGAAGCGGTTCCTGCTGGCTCTGGAGAAGGCGTGA
- a CDS encoding PLP-dependent aspartate aminotransferase family protein, which translates to MQRPAPIPADATLAIHHGESFAEGTGTVMPPIYSTSTFAHGNAGGFDYTRSGNPNFRILEDVLASVEHCNHATVFGSGVSAITAIASGLSQGDLVLCEENLYGCTVRLFEQVFAKFGIRTEWVDFTSAEALSSIAARKPAMVWLESPTNPLLKVIDLRQVCTAAAALEVPVVVDNTFATALVQRPLQLGATLSLTSTTKYINGHSDALGGAVCTDDPAWQQKMVFAQKALGLQPSPFDCWLITRGIKTLPLRLNQQMANAAALADHLANHALVNWVRYPHRPDHPQHSLAMQQMSSGGAIVTIGVKASRAHAYAMCKALRWFTMAESLGGVESLICHPATMTHASVSTEVKEKLGISDGLIRLSVGCEDAADLIADLDQALCSLQ; encoded by the coding sequence TTGCAGCGCCCAGCACCAATACCAGCCGACGCCACCCTGGCGATTCACCACGGGGAGAGTTTTGCGGAGGGGACGGGCACCGTGATGCCACCGATTTACTCCACCTCAACGTTTGCTCATGGCAACGCTGGTGGTTTCGATTACACACGCTCTGGGAATCCCAACTTCCGCATCCTTGAGGACGTGCTCGCTTCAGTTGAGCACTGCAACCATGCCACGGTGTTTGGGTCGGGAGTCAGCGCGATCACGGCGATTGCCTCCGGTCTCAGCCAAGGGGATCTGGTGCTCTGCGAGGAGAACCTCTATGGCTGCACTGTGCGGCTGTTTGAACAGGTGTTCGCCAAATTCGGGATCCGCACTGAATGGGTGGATTTCACATCAGCCGAAGCCCTCTCCAGCATCGCGGCTCGAAAGCCAGCGATGGTCTGGCTGGAAAGTCCCACCAACCCGCTGCTCAAGGTGATCGACCTGAGACAGGTCTGCACGGCAGCCGCGGCCCTCGAGGTGCCCGTGGTGGTGGACAACACCTTCGCCACCGCGCTTGTGCAGCGCCCCCTGCAGCTTGGGGCCACCCTTTCACTTACCAGCACGACGAAATACATCAACGGACACTCCGACGCCCTTGGTGGTGCGGTCTGCACTGACGATCCGGCCTGGCAGCAAAAGATGGTGTTTGCCCAGAAAGCCCTGGGCCTGCAGCCTTCCCCGTTCGATTGCTGGCTGATCACCCGCGGCATCAAGACCCTGCCGTTAAGACTCAATCAGCAGATGGCCAACGCGGCCGCTTTGGCTGATCACCTCGCCAACCATGCCCTGGTGAACTGGGTGCGCTACCCCCATCGCCCGGATCACCCCCAACACTCCCTGGCGATGCAGCAAATGAGCAGCGGTGGCGCCATCGTCACGATTGGAGTCAAAGCCAGCCGCGCCCATGCTTATGCCATGTGCAAGGCCCTGCGCTGGTTCACCATGGCCGAAAGCCTTGGAGGCGTGGAAAGCCTGATCTGCCACCCGGCCACGATGACTCACGCTTCGGTGTCCACAGAGGTCAAAGAAAAACTGGGCATCAGCGATGGGCTGATCCGTCTGTCCGTGGGCTGTGAAGACGCTGCCGATCTGATCGCTGATCTCGACCAGGCACTTTGCTCGCTCCAATGA
- a CDS encoding type IV pilin protein, which translates to MNNFLKRSIAKRNQRQNGFTVLELMVTVSIVGILSSLAVPSFTGTLESSKSINAKQFVVDAAKDCSTAILYEHAKPTVTQADAGPDITLITHNCIEEGSVVADGGNDRWTVEIDADAIPEFPVKSAIPAT; encoded by the coding sequence ATGAACAACTTTCTCAAACGTTCTATTGCTAAGCGCAATCAAAGGCAAAACGGCTTCACAGTACTCGAGCTGATGGTCACCGTCTCAATCGTTGGCATCCTCAGTTCATTAGCTGTTCCAAGTTTTACTGGGACTCTTGAGAGTTCAAAATCCATTAATGCCAAACAATTTGTAGTTGACGCCGCCAAAGATTGCTCAACTGCAATTCTTTACGAACACGCTAAGCCAACTGTCACTCAAGCTGACGCTGGACCAGACATTACTCTCATCACCCACAACTGTATCGAAGAAGGGTCGGTTGTTGCCGACGGAGGAAACGATCGTTGGACAGTTGAAATTGACGCAGACGCTATTCCGGAATTCCCGGTTAAATCTGCAATCCCTGCAACCTGA